In Paraburkholderia phenazinium, the following are encoded in one genomic region:
- a CDS encoding CTP synthase codes for MTKYVFVTGGVVSSLGKGIAAASLAAILESRGLKVTLLKLDPYINVDPGTMSPFQHGEVFVTEDGAETDLDLGHYERFISTKMRKANNFTTGQIYESVIRKERRGDYLGKTVQVIPHITNEIQAFIERGAASATCGEPDVAIVEVGGTVGDIESLPFLEAARQMSLRLGRNSACFVHLTLVPWVATAGELKTKPTQHSVQKLREIGISPHVLLCRADRPIPDDERAKISMFSNVPEDAVISVWDADSIYKIPQMLHDQGMDAIVCDELKLTPKPADLSMWSAMVEKLEQPKHEVTIGMVGKYVDLTESYKSLIEALRHASIHTSTKVNIEYIDSEEIETQGVESLKHLDAVLVPGGFGRRGTEGKIAAIRYAREAKVPYLGICLGMQLAVIEFARDVVGLKDANSTEFDPGTPNRVVALITEWYDRDGRVEKRTEESDLGGTMRLGSQRCPIKPGTMAEEIYGKDVNERHRHRYEVNNRFVPQLEGGGLIISARTPSEDLPEMMELPRSMHPWFVGVQFHPEFTSTPRDGHPLFKSFVEAALAHQQSLVEEKA; via the coding sequence ATGACCAAATATGTTTTCGTCACCGGCGGCGTAGTATCTTCCCTCGGCAAGGGTATTGCCGCCGCTTCCCTCGCCGCGATCCTCGAATCGCGCGGTCTGAAAGTCACCCTCCTCAAGCTCGATCCCTACATCAATGTCGACCCCGGCACGATGAGTCCGTTTCAACACGGCGAAGTGTTCGTGACGGAAGATGGGGCGGAGACTGACCTCGACCTCGGCCACTATGAGCGCTTCATCAGCACGAAGATGCGCAAGGCCAATAACTTCACCACGGGCCAGATTTACGAATCGGTGATCCGCAAGGAGCGCCGCGGCGACTATCTGGGCAAGACCGTCCAGGTGATCCCGCACATCACGAACGAAATCCAGGCTTTCATCGAGCGCGGCGCAGCGTCTGCGACGTGCGGCGAGCCGGATGTCGCCATCGTTGAAGTCGGCGGTACGGTGGGCGATATCGAATCGCTGCCGTTCCTCGAAGCCGCGCGTCAGATGAGCCTGCGCCTCGGCCGCAACAGCGCGTGCTTCGTGCACCTGACGCTGGTGCCGTGGGTCGCGACGGCCGGCGAGCTGAAGACCAAGCCTACCCAGCATAGCGTGCAGAAACTGCGCGAAATCGGTATCTCGCCGCACGTGCTGCTGTGCCGTGCCGACCGTCCCATCCCGGACGACGAGCGCGCGAAGATCTCCATGTTCTCCAACGTGCCGGAAGACGCGGTGATCTCCGTGTGGGACGCGGACAGCATCTACAAGATTCCGCAAATGCTGCACGACCAGGGCATGGACGCGATCGTCTGCGACGAGCTCAAGCTCACGCCGAAGCCCGCTGACCTGTCCATGTGGTCGGCCATGGTCGAGAAGCTCGAACAGCCGAAGCACGAAGTCACGATCGGCATGGTCGGCAAGTATGTGGACCTGACGGAGTCGTACAAGTCGCTGATCGAAGCGCTGCGCCATGCGTCGATCCACACGTCGACCAAGGTCAACATCGAATACATCGACTCGGAAGAGATCGAAACGCAAGGCGTCGAGAGCCTCAAGCATCTGGACGCCGTGCTGGTGCCGGGCGGCTTCGGCCGGCGCGGTACCGAAGGCAAGATTGCAGCCATCCGCTATGCGCGTGAAGCCAAGGTGCCGTACCTCGGCATCTGCCTCGGCATGCAACTGGCGGTGATCGAATTCGCGCGCGACGTGGTCGGCCTGAAGGACGCGAACAGCACTGAGTTCGATCCGGGCACGCCGAACCGCGTGGTCGCGCTGATCACCGAATGGTATGACCGTGACGGCCGCGTCGAAAAGCGCACCGAAGAGTCGGACCTCGGCGGCACGATGCGCCTCGGCTCGCAACGCTGCCCGATCAAGCCCGGCACGATGGCCGAAGAGATCTACGGCAAGGACGTGAACGAACGTCACCGTCACCGTTATGAAGTCAATAACCGCTTCGTGCCCCAGCTCGAAGGCGGCGGCCTTATCATCAGCGCCCGTACTCCGAGCGAAGATCTGCCGGAAATGATGGAATTGCCGCGCAGCATGCACCCGTGGTTTGTCGGTGTGCAGTTCCACCCGGAATTCACGTCCACGCCGCGCGATGGGCATCCGCTGTTCAAATCGTTCGTCGAAGCGGCGCTGGCGCACCAGCAGTCGCTCGTCGAGGAGAAAGCATGA